The Spirochaetota bacterium genome includes a region encoding these proteins:
- a CDS encoding nucleotidyltransferase substrate binding protein, with translation MKKSDIYIAIEKLEKAVTSLREGVNQTTTDLERDGTIQRFEFTVELLWKTLKIILTYYGVECNNPRTCIKEAFRNKLIEDDEILLDMLEDRNASSHIYHEDTAKEIFERIKNIYANMLERVVQMVKSSIR, from the coding sequence ATGAAAAAAAGTGATATTTATATTGCTATAGAAAAGCTTGAGAAAGCTGTTACATCATTACGTGAAGGTGTAAATCAGACGACCACCGATTTGGAAAGAGATGGTACCATTCAGCGTTTTGAATTTACTGTAGAATTATTATGGAAAACTTTGAAAATTATATTAACCTATTATGGTGTTGAATGTAATAATCCAAGAACATGCATAAAAGAAGCATTTAGAAATAAACTTATAGAGGATGATGAGATACTATTAGATATGCTTGAGGATAGAAATGCAAGTTCACATATTTATCATGAAGACACGGCAAAGGAGATTTTTGAACGGATTAAAAACATTTATGCAAATATGCTTGAACGAGTAGTCCAAATGGTTAAAAGTAGTATTAGGTAG
- a CDS encoding nucleotidyltransferase domain-containing protein: MEENIKEKINKIIQLLIEKTNPARIILFGSRAKETAHNGSDIDIALEGVQELSVRDYRLLKEEIDKVSGLYSVDIVLIDKVDNSFKRIIKDTGVILYEKK; this comes from the coding sequence ATGGAAGAGAACATTAAAGAAAAAATAAATAAGATTATCCAACTACTTATAGAAAAGACTAATCCTGCAAGAATAATATTATTTGGTTCAAGAGCAAAGGAAACGGCACATAATGGTTCTGATATTGACATTGCATTAGAAGGTGTGCAAGAATTATCAGTGCGTGATTATCGCTTGCTTAAAGAAGAAATTGATAAGGTTAGCGGATTGTATTCAGTTGATATCGTTTTAATTGATAAGGTTGATAATAGTTTTAAAAGAATTATTAAAGATACAGGAGTTATTCTATATGAAAAAAAGTGA